The Desulfovibrio sp. DNA window GGAGGGACCCTTTTGAAAAAGGGTCCCTCCCCCACGCCCCCACCCCCCAAAACTCTTATGGTATTTTGGTCTATGGCGAGGTGTTTTTGAAATAACGATGGGGGCAGTGACAGCCTTTGCAGGCATCAGGCCAGCAAAAGCCCATTCCCAAGGGGATTTTGGCGTCACGGGTACGCCGTTCCGGACGCTTGCCAGCGGCAAAGCCTGTGGATACTATATATGCCACTTTATGGCCTTACGATGTGTTTACTCAGGAGAAGCTTTGTGAATATTACGTGTCCGCGTTGCGGCTTCAGCCGCCAAGTGCCCGCCGACCGCCTCCCGGCGCGCGCGGTTATCGCCACCTGCCCCCATTGCTCCTGCCGGTTCCGCTTTGCGCCTGATACCGGCGTGCAGGAGGTTCTGCCGGATGCGCCGCAAACCGGAGGCCACGGCCCCGTGCGTGATCAGGGCGCGGTTCCCGCTTCTCATGATGTGCCAGATTCCGCAAACTCCCCAGATCCCGTTAGCCCCCCAGATCCCGATGAATACCGGGATGCTGCCGGCGCGGCGCGAGATCCCAATGAGGACGACCCCCTGCCTCCGGGAGCCATTGTTCCCGGAAGCCCCTCATGGTCGCGCGAAGACGCAAGGTCAGACGATGCCGCGCAGCAGGAGACAGCGTCACGTGGGCGGGAACAGGCCCCTGCGCGGGACGGCGCGCAAAAGAGGGTCTTGGGCGCAGGCAAGGCCGGGCCTGAAGACCCTGCGGATCATGATGATGACCCGCGCGCCCACGCCAGCCGCGCCTATGAGCGAGAACAGAACCGCCGTTACGACGAGGACGAGGATCCGTATGACCGCAAGCGCCGCCTTGGTGATGCTGCGGACGATCATGAAGGTGATGCCGGACACGAGGGGTATGACGCCCAGTATGATGACGGCGAAGCCGGTATACCGTGGGAAACAGCCCCGGAGCCAGATGGCTGGCTGCCGGCCTTTTATCATACCTGCATGCGCGTCATGTTCAGCACGCAGCGCCTTTTCAGCCAGGTGCGGCCCGATGGGTCGCAGATGCGCGCCCTGATTTTTTATCTGTTGGTGAGCGTGGTTCAGGTCGTTGTGGAGCGCGTCTGGTCAGGGCTGTTCATGTCCCTTATGGCGCCCAGCGCCGCTTCTGACCCACAACTGGAAAAAATGCTCATCCTGCTTTCGCCCCAGATGAGCCTGCCCATGATCATATTGATCAAAACGGGCATGTCCGTAATCCAGCTGTATGTGCTCAGTGCGCTCATAAACTTCACCTATGGTTTTGTGCGCGGCCGTCGTGCCGATTTCGGCCAGGTTTTTCAGGTTCTGGCCTATGCCGCCGCACCCACGCTCTTGTGCGTGGTGCCTTTGCTGGGCTCTCTGGTGGGTTTTGTCTGGATGGTGGCCTGCGTGCTGATTGGCTGCCGCGCGGCGCTCAGGCTTACATGGCCGCAAACGCTCATGGGGCTGGCTCCGGTCATTCTGCTGATAGCGCCCCTGCTTCTCCAGATATTTCAGGCTGCCCGCATGTGACCGGGCAAGCCGGACCATCGCCTGATCCACAAGCGTCATGGCCGTTCCACCGTCTGCATCTGGCGGCGGAGCGGCCATGTTGATTATTATGGCACGCTTTTGGCAACTGCCAGAATACTGGCGTTGCGTCACGTCTGCGTAAGGACGCATGCGCCTGCCGCGCAAACGGGGCCGCAACGGAGACAGATTAAGAAAAACCGTGTTGGTCAGAAAACAATTATCAACGGCGCTCTGCCCTGAGGGACAGCCTGCCCGGTTGGTTTCACGTCAGGAGAACACTATGCATACCTGCCCTTCAGTTTCAGGCGCGTGGCGTGGCCGGAGTTTTGAGGATACGGCTTGGCCCCGGATGCGTATCCTGTTTGCAGCGGTGTTTTGCCTGCTGCTGTTTTTGGTGGCGGGCTGCTCCAGAGCGCCCGATGACACGAGTCGTACAGAGCGCGGCGTGACGGGAGATCTGAGCATGCCCATTCAGGTGCAGGTCAGCAATTTTGTGCGCCGCCAGCCGCCAGCCATTTACGTTCGGCCGAGAGAGCCACTGGGGTATCGGCCCACAGCGCTTTTTGTTCCTTTGCGGACGGTGCAGCAGATGTCCAACGCCGTTACCTTCAGCAACATGTTTTCGCGCCAGATATGGCAGGTGTGGCTGTCGCTCAACGCCTTTTCCGCTCTTGAGTATGATACCAGCGCCGCGCCTTTCGAGCCGCAGCGCGCGCTTGCCATTGCCAGGGCGCGCGGGGCGCAGATGCTGGTGAGCGGCTATATCAATCACTACATGGATGGCGGATCCGGCGGCACCAGTTCGCTTTCGCTGGCCATGGAAGTCTATGACGTGAAGACAGGCACGGTTGTGTGGTCCATGGCGCAGGGCGGGCTTATGGATGCGCGCCAGGTGCATGATTTTTATCTTTTTTCCATAACGGAAGTGAATCCCGAAGACCCTTCAAGCCTCATTGCCCGCACCCTGGCCTGGGATATGGGACGTCAGGTTCTGGGCTGGGTTGATCCGAGCCATCCGGCCCCAAGGGATTCTTCGTGGACGGATATGTTCAAGTCCAAGGCATTTTAACGCAAGGGCGCATTTAACGCAGTCTGACGGTCGCGTGCGTAGACGCCCGGCGCGAAAGCGCGGCGTATCCACACGGCCAAGCAATAACAATTACAACACGCCCCCTTTGAGAAGAAACCTTCTCAAAGGGGGCGTGTTGGTACAGATAACTATTGTGATGGTGCCGTGCCTGAAAACCGTTGCCTTTGGAACCGCCGTTTAAGATCCTAAAACTACGATAAAAGTTTTAGGGGGAGGGGGTGTGGGGGAGGAGACCCTTTTCCAAAAGGGTCCCTCCCCCACAAGGCATTCCAGCGCGGTAGCGCTCTAGAAAAACAGCCATGTAAGCAGCAGAAAAAGGGGCAGCAGCACGCAGCCGGACCAGAGCATATAGCCGAAAAAGCCGGGCATGCGCACGCCCTGGTTTTCGGCTATGGCCCGCACCATAAAGTTGGGGGCATTGCCGATGTAGGTATTGGCTCCCATAAACACGGCTCCGGCCGATATGGCGGCAAGGGTGGCTGGGGCGTCGCGCATGAGGGTTTGGGCGTCGCCTCCGGCGGTGTTAAAAAAGACCACGTAGGTGGGGGCGTTGTCCAAAAAGCTTGAGAGCACGCCCGTGAGCCAGAAATACATGGCATTGTCGGGCTGGCCGTTGCTGGAGACAAGCTGGATGAGTCCCGCGAGCGCGCCGTCGGTTCCGGCTTTCAGGATGGCTATGGCCGGAATCATGCTGACGAAGATGCCCAGAAAAAGCTTGGCGACTTCTTCAATGGGGGCCCAGGAAAATCCGTTGGCGTCGCGGCTGGCAGGGCTGGTAAGCCGCAGCGAGAGCCAGGCCAGGGCCAGCAGCGCAAGGTCGCGCGCCATATTCTGCCCTTCAAGGGGCACACCGTAGACCTCTATCGCCGTGCCAAGGCGGAACAGGCCGGACAGCAGCACAGCCAGAACGATTCCAGCCAGAAGCAGCAGGTTGACCTTGCCCTCAAGCCCGAGTTTTTCGGTTGCGCCTGCCCGTGAGCATGCGGGAAGGGGCCTGCCTTCTCTGGCGAACAGTAGTGCGTCAAGGGCAAGGTAGATGAGCAGCAGGACGACGGAGAGCAGAAGGGTTTTCAGAAAGAGGTTGGTGGTTGTCCAAAAAAAGCTGACTCCTTTCAGGAACCCCAGAAACAGCGGCGGGTCGCCCAGTGGCGTCAGGGAGCCGCCGATGTTGGCCACAAGAAAAATGAAGAATACAACGCTGTGTACCTTGTAGCGGCGGTGAGCGTTGGCCCGCAGCAAGGGCCGTATGAGCAGCATGGCCGCTCCGGTGGTGCCCATCCAGCTGGCAAGGACTGTGCCCACGGCCAGAATCCCGGCGTTGACCAGGGGCGTGCCTGTGAGCGATCCCGTAAGGCGCACGCCGCCAGCCACTGTAAAAAGAGAAAACAGCAGAATGATGAATGGGATGTAATCAAGAATGATGATATGCAACAACTCGTACAAAGCCACGGAGGGGCCGAACGCAAAGGCGCAGGGCAGCAGAAAGGCCAGGCCCCAGAATACGGAAATTTTGCCGAAATGCCGCTCCCAGAAGTGCGGGGCGGCAAGGGGCATGACGGCTATGGACAGCAGCATGCAGACAAAGGGGATGACCCAGAGGGCATCCAGCCCTGCGCCCGGCAACGTGGGATGCCCTTGGGCGGCCAGTGCGGCGGTGGGCAGGCAGAAGGGCAGGCAGAAGGGCAGAAGCAGAGTGAAAAGTAGTGTTCGGATATGCATGTTGAGGCTCCAGCGTGTTTCCATAATAATATATGTTGAATGCGCCATGGAGACAATGCGCTTGCCTGGGCCAGCTTTTTTTGAGAAATAACAAGGCCTGAACAGAACAGCAAAGGAAGACCCCATGCCCAAGGAACCCACGGAAAGACGCAAGGCCCGCCTGCTTGAAGTGCTAAGCCACCGCCAGCCCGACCTGACTCTGGTACTGGCGAATATTCATGATCCGCACAATGTGTCGGCCATCTACCGCTCGTGCGACGCCTTTGGCGTCAGCCAGGTGAACCTGTACTACACCAACACTCCTTTTCCGGCGCTTGGGCGCAAGACCTCGGCTTCGGCCCGCAAGTGGGTGGAAAGCGTACGCCATAAAGACAGTGAAGCGCTGATGACGAGTCTGCGCGGGCAGGGCATGCAGGTGCTTGCCACATCCTGCTCGCCCACGGCCCGGCCCTTGCGGGAATGGGACTTTACGCGCCCCACGGCGGTGATTATGGGCAACGAACACAGCGGCGTTGAGCAGGATTTGCTCAATGTGGCTGACGGCGAGCTCTACATACCCATGTATGGCATGATTCAGAGTTTCAATGTCTCGGTGGCGGCGGCCATCATTCTTTCCGAAGCCGCGCGCCAGCGCGAGGCGGCGGGAATGTACGGAGAGCCACGCCTGGACGCGGCCTCGCTGCAGGCCAAGATGGACGAATGGCTGGAAAAGTAGAAAAATCAGAAAAAGCAGAAAGTGCAGGAAATGCAGAAAGTGCAGGAAGTGCAGGAAATGCCCGTTCTGTTTCCAGTAAAGCACATTGCCCTTGAGAGCACGCGCCCGTAAAGGGTGCGCCACGCCCGCAAAGGGTGCGCGTCCGTAAAGGGTGCGCCACGCCCGCTACAGCTTTTACCCGCGCATACAGCCAGGGTTGAAGCCCGTACTGCGGGCGTTCGCATGTAGCCGCCAGAGCGGTGTATGATAAGAGTTTTGGGGGGAGGGGGTGTGGGGGAGGAGACCCTTTTGCAAAAGGGTCCCTCCCCCACAGAGCGTTTCAACGAGGCACAGTTCTGTCGCCGCGCCCCATCGGTCACGTCCCTCCCCCACAAAGCGTTCCCCACAAAGCGTTTCAACGAGGCACTGTTCTGCCGTCGCGCGCTCCCGAGGCCCTACTGCGCGTCGTTGACCGGCTGCACGTACTTTTCAAAGCGCTTGCCGTTCCACTGATAGCCGATGTCATAGGCCACAGGCACATGAGCCATGCCGGTGCTGGTCCAGAAGAGGGGCTGCGCGCGCAGCCCGCCAAGGCCCAGGCAGATCATGACCGTGGCCTGCACGTCCGGCGGCAGCTTCTGGTCTTTGCCCAGAAATTCCTCAACAGCGGGTTCCGGCGGCGTGTCCACGGGAACCAGGCGGCCGGAGGCGTCCATGCGCCACAGTTCCACGGTGCAGACCGAGCCGCCCAGGGTCCCTATGGCGGCGTCCACCGACGCGTCGTTGCTGTGCCGGAAAAGGCGCAGGGCTACCGCAATGTCATGAAAGGGCAGATTGGCGAAGACCATGATGTCTTCAGTCTCGCCCGCTATTTCCCAAAAATCGGACTGTCCGTTGGTCAGCAGTTTTTGTTTTTCGGCGGGACTCAGGCCTTCAGGAGTATTTTCAAAAATGCTTTCAGGCAGGCTTGTAAAAAATTCCCGTGCGTTGCGTTCGGGCGCGGCCGCCATGGCAGGCGCGTGCTCGAAGGCCAAAGCGGAAAAAACAGCAAGAGCCAGGGCAAGAAAGAGTGTGTGTGCGCGTTGGTAAACCATAGTGTATGCTCCCTGTCGCAGGTCGGTTTGATGGGCCTGCGGTTCGTAAAAAAATTTATACCGCCTTTATGATTTTTTGTCCACGCAGAGGTGAGAAGAGATAGAGCATTTTACCTTTGAATAAGTGTAAATGCTCTAACGTGCGTCTTTAGGGCACAGAGGCGGAGGGTTGCAGCCATGCAAGGGACAGCGATGGAGGGTACTGTAAGGGGCGCCCAGAACGGATTGCGGTCGTGGGTATGTATTCTTGGCGTTTTTTAAACGCCCGCCTTGGCGCTTACCGGAGCAGATAGCCAGGATTCACGTTTTCCCGTGATGCCTGTTCCCGTAATGGTCAGAATTATGTAACCGTGAAATTGGGCAAATTTTTCTAAAAATTAATGGCTGTTATTTCTTTGAATTGTGCCGACATGCCCAGATCATTGCCCACAAAAAAGCGACTGCGTCCCATCCGGAAAACAGCATGCAAGAATTATATATAAAATTACTGTACCATCAAATGGTGATAGGATTTTCTGCAATTCAGGTGGGGAAGAATATTCTACAATGTCCTTTATGGAGCCATTTTGTGCCCACATAACAGGAATCACCATTGCGGAAGATGTCATATGCGTGATGCAAACAGGATGATATATGTTATTTTTACTTGCGACACTATGCGTCAAGCTCTAAGTCCGCCATGTTTCGCAGGTCGTCAATGTTGTTGATGCAAACTTCGTTACGGGTAAATTTGGTAATTATATTTTTTTCTTTTAACTCTACAATTGCACGCGCCAGGGTCGCTCGATGAATTCCCAGCAGGTTTGCCACCTCCTGTTGCGTCATGCCGCAAGGGAAATTCTTTTGCAACTGGTGCTTTCGAAACAGGCTAAGGATAAATCGGCTAAGGTGAATTACTGGTTCTTCTGTTCCCATGCTTGCGAGAAACGTATAATGAATCAGCATCTTCATTCCCATGGATCGCATCAAGTTGGTAATAAGGTGGGGGTAGGTGCGTATAAAGTCCTGTGAAGCCAATAGATCCAGTGGAAAACGGTATAATGTGGTGTCAGTAATACATAAAAAACGTCCAGCCGGTTCGTACCCAGAAACAGTACGCGCTTCATTGAATAAGCAGCCCGGATTAATGCAAAGCGCCAACCGCTCCCTGCCGCAAGATGAAAAATACGATATCGTAACCATGCCTGATGCGAGATAGTACATCCCTGCACCTTTTTT harbors:
- a CDS encoding YIP1 family protein, with amino-acid sequence MNITCPRCGFSRQVPADRLPARAVIATCPHCSCRFRFAPDTGVQEVLPDAPQTGGHGPVRDQGAVPASHDVPDSANSPDPVSPPDPDEYRDAAGAARDPNEDDPLPPGAIVPGSPSWSREDARSDDAAQQETASRGREQAPARDGAQKRVLGAGKAGPEDPADHDDDPRAHASRAYEREQNRRYDEDEDPYDRKRRLGDAADDHEGDAGHEGYDAQYDDGEAGIPWETAPEPDGWLPAFYHTCMRVMFSTQRLFSQVRPDGSQMRALIFYLLVSVVQVVVERVWSGLFMSLMAPSAASDPQLEKMLILLSPQMSLPMIILIKTGMSVIQLYVLSALINFTYGFVRGRRADFGQVFQVLAYAAAPTLLCVVPLLGSLVGFVWMVACVLIGCRAALRLTWPQTLMGLAPVILLIAPLLLQIFQAARM
- a CDS encoding sodium:proton antiporter gives rise to the protein MHIRTLLFTLLLPFCLPFCLPTAALAAQGHPTLPGAGLDALWVIPFVCMLLSIAVMPLAAPHFWERHFGKISVFWGLAFLLPCAFAFGPSVALYELLHIIILDYIPFIILLFSLFTVAGGVRLTGSLTGTPLVNAGILAVGTVLASWMGTTGAAMLLIRPLLRANAHRRYKVHSVVFFIFLVANIGGSLTPLGDPPLFLGFLKGVSFFWTTTNLFLKTLLLSVVLLLIYLALDALLFAREGRPLPACSRAGATEKLGLEGKVNLLLLAGIVLAVLLSGLFRLGTAIEVYGVPLEGQNMARDLALLALAWLSLRLTSPASRDANGFSWAPIEEVAKLFLGIFVSMIPAIAILKAGTDGALAGLIQLVSSNGQPDNAMYFWLTGVLSSFLDNAPTYVVFFNTAGGDAQTLMRDAPATLAAISAGAVFMGANTYIGNAPNFMVRAIAENQGVRMPGFFGYMLWSGCVLLPLFLLLTWLFF
- a CDS encoding TrmH family RNA methyltransferase: MPKEPTERRKARLLEVLSHRQPDLTLVLANIHDPHNVSAIYRSCDAFGVSQVNLYYTNTPFPALGRKTSASARKWVESVRHKDSEALMTSLRGQGMQVLATSCSPTARPLREWDFTRPTAVIMGNEHSGVEQDLLNVADGELYIPMYGMIQSFNVSVAAAIILSEAARQREAAGMYGEPRLDAASLQAKMDEWLEK
- a CDS encoding Crp/Fnr family transcriptional regulator, producing the protein MGASTTQDKELAQLGHVSNLNREWEEVLHFATKRQYPKGTTIAYKKGAGMYYLASGMVTISYFSSCGRERLALCINPGCLFNEARTVSGYEPAGRFLCITDTTLYRFPLDLLASQDFIRTYPHLITNLMRSMGMKMLIHYTFLASMGTEEPVIHLSRFILSLFRKHQLQKNFPCGMTQQEVANLLGIHRATLARAIVELKEKNIITKFTRNEVCINNIDDLRNMADLELDA